In Mesorhizobium sp., one DNA window encodes the following:
- a CDS encoding glycosyltransferase family 2 protein, translating into MTSLDTGSPDFPITVVVCCYNAERTVAGTLRSLLEQSWPAREILVIDDGSRDRSVEVVSAIAAGDGRIRLIRNPSNRGTAYCRHLGLTQARTDVLMFFDADDLAEPRLLEKQARVLAGDPDLLGVGSYARYVGEALDREGLGLQRVGPTDRETALQHFRRGKLMFMSPATLFWKRDALSVGGYRQQILPNAEGVRYEDFAEDLDLWCRMSDLGAQGRYFLAMPEPLFRYRKPPGSLSSRNLNLMQLKMRWIKDCLLRRRSGRPERTLAEFIQSRSRSQRFDDWRSDKAAGFYKAAGFSYASRRYVRLGAFLLLAALASPKLIRQKLKTQSVRR; encoded by the coding sequence ATGACCTCCCTGGACACCGGCTCGCCCGACTTCCCGATCACGGTCGTCGTGTGCTGCTACAACGCCGAGCGGACGGTCGCCGGGACGCTGCGGTCACTGCTCGAGCAGAGCTGGCCTGCGCGGGAAATCCTCGTGATCGACGACGGCTCGCGCGACCGTTCCGTCGAAGTCGTTTCCGCGATCGCAGCGGGCGACGGGCGCATCCGGCTGATCCGCAACCCGTCGAACCGCGGCACGGCCTATTGCCGTCACCTGGGGCTGACCCAGGCGCGGACGGATGTGCTGATGTTCTTCGACGCGGACGACCTGGCCGAGCCCCGCCTGCTCGAAAAGCAGGCGCGGGTGCTGGCCGGCGATCCGGATCTTCTGGGCGTCGGATCCTACGCCCGCTATGTCGGCGAAGCCCTCGACCGCGAGGGTCTCGGCCTTCAACGCGTCGGCCCGACCGACCGGGAGACGGCTTTGCAGCACTTCCGGCGCGGCAAGCTGATGTTCATGTCGCCCGCCACCCTGTTCTGGAAGCGCGACGCGCTGTCCGTGGGAGGCTACCGGCAGCAGATCCTGCCGAATGCCGAAGGTGTCCGCTACGAGGACTTCGCGGAGGACCTCGACCTCTGGTGCCGCATGTCCGACCTCGGCGCGCAAGGCCGCTATTTCCTCGCCATGCCCGAGCCGCTCTTCCGCTACCGCAAGCCCCCGGGATCGCTGTCGTCGCGGAACCTCAATCTGATGCAACTCAAGATGCGCTGGATCAAGGATTGTCTGCTGCGGCGGCGCAGCGGCCGGCCCGAACGCACGCTCGCGGAGTTCATCCAGTCGCGCAGCCGATCCCAGCGCTTCGATGACTGGCGCTCGGACAAGGCGGCCGGGTTCTACAAGGCGGCGGGGTTCTCCTACGCCTCGCGACGCTATGTCAGGCTGGGCGCCTTCCTGCTCCTGGCAGCCCTCGCCTCACCCAAGCTCATCCGCCAGAAACTCAAGACGCAGTCGGTGCGCCGATGA
- a CDS encoding glycosyltransferase family 4 protein, translating into MKILISAYACETGRGGEGEIGWRMARYLAAGNDVWVITRANLRAAHETMFRTEAKPERLHFVYFDLPWIFRFYKRGKRMFLLYYYLWQIGAGLRARRLMRTQAFDLCHHLTGGMDWMPAGLALCRGPLLWGPVGSEDTHPALRRRLSATSRLKDRLRFVVRGAMRHVDPLVRLSGRRAVAVLSHTPETLPARLAEKVKPFVQTGIENIPQLALPKAGMVRGSSLRILFAGELKDWKGALLALEAALRYFEHDPSATLSIVGDGPLRAEMEAMIAAHPQGRRAVMAGRMPMEQLVALMRESDVFLYPSFHHGLATVVLQAMLTGLPVICLEGDATGRVVGQVAGITVPLQPGSDPVVDLADAIDSLASDEDRRQTLAREGQRMAREQYTYAALAGAIEQTYRQIRSARA; encoded by the coding sequence GCGCATGGCCCGCTACCTGGCCGCCGGAAACGACGTCTGGGTGATCACGAGGGCCAATCTCCGCGCCGCGCACGAGACGATGTTCCGCACCGAGGCGAAACCGGAACGGCTGCATTTCGTCTATTTCGACCTGCCCTGGATCTTCCGCTTCTATAAGCGCGGCAAGCGGATGTTCCTGCTTTACTACTACCTGTGGCAGATCGGTGCCGGCCTGCGCGCCCGCCGGCTGATGCGGACGCAGGCATTCGATCTCTGCCATCACCTGACCGGCGGAATGGATTGGATGCCCGCGGGGCTGGCGCTTTGCCGCGGCCCCTTGCTGTGGGGTCCGGTCGGCAGCGAGGATACCCATCCCGCATTGCGGCGCAGGCTGAGCGCGACATCGCGCCTGAAAGATCGGCTGCGCTTCGTGGTGCGCGGCGCGATGCGCCACGTCGATCCGCTCGTGCGGCTGTCGGGACGACGCGCTGTCGCGGTGCTGAGCCACACGCCGGAGACGCTGCCGGCGCGCCTTGCGGAGAAGGTGAAGCCTTTCGTGCAGACCGGTATCGAGAATATCCCTCAACTCGCCCTGCCGAAGGCGGGAATGGTGCGAGGGAGCAGCCTTCGCATTCTGTTTGCCGGCGAACTGAAGGACTGGAAGGGCGCGCTTCTGGCGCTCGAGGCAGCACTTCGCTATTTCGAGCACGACCCCTCCGCCACACTGTCAATCGTGGGCGACGGGCCCCTGCGGGCGGAAATGGAGGCGATGATCGCCGCGCATCCGCAGGGCCGCCGCGCCGTCATGGCCGGTCGCATGCCGATGGAGCAGCTGGTCGCGCTGATGCGGGAGAGTGACGTCTTCCTCTATCCGTCCTTCCATCACGGGCTGGCGACCGTGGTCCTGCAGGCCATGCTGACAGGTCTGCCGGTGATCTGCCTGGAGGGCGACGCCACCGGCCGGGTCGTCGGCCAGGTGGCCGGCATCACGGTCCCTCTGCAGCCGGGCAGCGATCCGGTGGTGGATCTCGCCGATGCGATCGACAGCCTGGCCAGCGACGAAGACCGCAGACAGACACTCGCCCGCGAAGGGCAGCGCATGGCGCGGGAACAATACACCTATGCCGCGCTGGCCGGCGCAATCGAACAAACCTACCGGCAGATCCGGAGCGCTCGCGCATGA